A region from the Catellatospora sp. TT07R-123 genome encodes:
- a CDS encoding VOC family protein, producing the protein MQRVTGIGGVFLRARDADALKAWYRDHLGIEVSAWGGHRFFWQAGGSTTWSVFEADSDYFGDARQPFMLNFRVDDLDAMLAQLRAAGVKVVDEVEDGEFGRFGWVYDAEDNRVELWQPPRGQ; encoded by the coding sequence ATGCAGAGAGTGACCGGGATCGGCGGGGTGTTCCTGCGCGCCCGCGACGCCGACGCCCTCAAGGCCTGGTACCGCGACCATCTGGGGATCGAGGTCTCCGCCTGGGGCGGGCACCGGTTCTTCTGGCAGGCCGGCGGCTCCACCACCTGGTCGGTCTTCGAGGCCGACAGCGACTACTTCGGCGACGCCCGGCAGCCGTTCATGCTCAACTTCCGCGTCGACGACCTGGACGCGATGCTGGCGCAGCTGCGGGCGGCCGGGGTCAAGGTGGTCGACGAGGTCGAGGACGGCGAGTTCGGCAGGTTCGGCTGGGTGTACGACGCCGAGGACAACCGCGTCGAGCTGTGGCAGCCCCCGCGCGGGCAGTGA
- a CDS encoding SRPBCC family protein encodes MAKAVLEHEWRVDAGLDEVFRHLADPNSYIGLSPLVVTVRDVRMAVDERDRPVLDYIAVERFKFLRKLRWDNPIKVRMRTLPDQGKLAQSVKSPGGVRLESTVELIADGDGTRILERLDLSMPAPLKGFVTGQARSVQLFRAAELARRMARS; translated from the coding sequence GTGGCCAAGGCGGTGCTGGAGCATGAATGGCGGGTGGACGCGGGGCTGGACGAGGTGTTCCGGCACCTGGCCGACCCCAACAGCTACATCGGCCTGTCCCCGCTGGTCGTGACCGTCCGGGACGTGCGCATGGCGGTGGACGAGCGCGACCGGCCCGTCCTCGACTACATCGCGGTCGAGCGCTTCAAGTTCCTCCGGAAGCTGCGCTGGGACAACCCCATCAAGGTGCGCATGCGTACGCTGCCCGACCAGGGGAAGCTGGCCCAGAGCGTGAAGAGCCCCGGCGGCGTGCGGTTGGAGTCCACGGTCGAGCTGATCGCCGACGGCGACGGCACCCGCATCCTGGAGCGGCTGGACCTGTCGATGCCCGCCCCGCTGAAGGGCTTCGTCACCGGCCAGGCCCGCTCGGTGCAGCTGTTCCGGGCGGCCGAACTGGCCCGCCGGATGGCGCGGTCCTGA
- a CDS encoding iron chaperone — MAVKKTARSAAAKEGAFEGFTEDERAAMKDHAQELKAAARRGGRGAEAAREADAAAVLAKIAEMSETDRALAEQVHAIVTASAPDLAPKLWYGMPAYARDGKIVCHFQPAQKFKTRYATLGFSDVANLDDGNMWPNAYAITKLTADDAARIAALVEQAAG; from the coding sequence ATGGCCGTGAAGAAGACCGCCAGGAGCGCCGCCGCCAAGGAGGGCGCGTTCGAGGGGTTCACCGAGGATGAGCGCGCCGCGATGAAGGACCACGCCCAGGAGCTGAAGGCGGCCGCCCGCCGCGGCGGGCGCGGCGCCGAGGCGGCCAGGGAGGCGGACGCGGCCGCGGTGCTCGCGAAGATCGCCGAGATGTCCGAGACCGACCGGGCGCTCGCCGAGCAGGTCCACGCGATCGTCACCGCCAGCGCCCCCGACCTGGCGCCGAAGCTGTGGTACGGCATGCCCGCGTACGCCCGCGACGGCAAGATCGTCTGCCACTTCCAGCCCGCGCAGAAGTTCAAGACGCGGTACGCGACGCTCGGCTTCAGCGACGTGGCGAACCTGGACGACGGCAACATGTGGCCCAACGCGTACGCGATCACGAAGCTGACCGCCGACGACGCGGCCCGCATCGCCGCGCTGGTCGAGCAGGCGGCCGGCTGA
- a CDS encoding cyclopropane-fatty-acyl-phospholipid synthase family protein has translation MATVDAAVDAERVRRYYDSNAAAFERLGQGGASIHRAVWGPGATTRADAFHYVDELILAALPPDVAVPSVVDLGCGLGASLLHLAARTELTGEGVTISAAQARRAAELIEQAGAGARVRCRQGDYLALPDDLAGSADLAFSIEAFIHSPDADGYFREAARCLRPGGRLIVCDDFLTSAAPPDSPRTARRMAEFRTGWHVGSLLTVDEVRAAAAPHGLSLVRDVDLTAYLELRRPRDRFISTLLAAGRVFRPSGPYWQSLVGGDALQWALLRGLLGYRFLELRRTA, from the coding sequence GTGGCTACGGTCGACGCGGCGGTGGACGCCGAGCGGGTGCGGCGCTACTACGACAGCAACGCCGCCGCCTTCGAGCGGCTCGGACAGGGCGGCGCCTCCATCCACCGCGCGGTCTGGGGGCCGGGCGCCACCACCCGCGCCGACGCGTTCCACTACGTCGACGAGCTGATCCTGGCCGCGCTGCCGCCCGACGTCGCCGTGCCGTCCGTCGTGGACCTCGGCTGCGGCCTCGGCGCGAGCCTGCTCCACCTGGCCGCCCGCACCGAGCTGACCGGCGAGGGCGTCACCATCAGCGCGGCGCAGGCCAGGCGGGCCGCCGAGCTGATCGAGCAGGCCGGCGCGGGCGCGCGGGTACGCTGCCGCCAGGGCGACTACCTGGCCCTGCCCGACGACCTGGCCGGCTCGGCCGACCTGGCGTTCTCGATCGAGGCGTTCATCCACAGCCCGGACGCCGACGGCTACTTCCGCGAGGCCGCGCGCTGCCTGCGCCCCGGCGGCCGCCTCATCGTCTGCGACGACTTCCTCACCTCGGCCGCCCCGCCGGACTCGCCGCGCACCGCCCGCCGGATGGCCGAGTTCCGCACCGGCTGGCACGTCGGCTCGCTGCTCACCGTCGACGAGGTCCGCGCGGCGGCGGCCCCGCACGGGCTGAGCCTGGTCCGCGACGTCGACCTCACGGCATACCTGGAGCTGCGGCGCCCGCGTGACCGGTTCATCAGCACGCTGCTGGCCGCGGGCCGGGTGTTCCGGCCGTCCGGGCCGTACTGGCAGTCGCTGGTCGGTGGTGACGCGTTGCAGTGGGCGCTGCTGCGCGGCCTGCTCGGCTACCGCTTCCTGGAACTGCGCCGCACCGCCTGA
- a CDS encoding SRPBCC family protein: MNHETPTPLLDAQCEPNGRRWTLALVRELPHPPRTVWAALTDPEQINRWAPYDADRDLGTTGGAVLTMVDGDQRHDLPAEVRRAEPPVLLAHTWGEDGLRWELAAAAAGTRLTLRHTTADRDWLPQVAAGWHLCLDVLARLLDGEPVQPIRGQSAMDHGWPALRDAYAATLGPR; the protein is encoded by the coding sequence ATGAACCACGAAACGCCCACACCGCTGCTCGACGCGCAGTGCGAACCGAACGGGCGGCGCTGGACCCTCGCGCTCGTCCGCGAGCTGCCGCACCCGCCGCGCACCGTGTGGGCCGCCCTCACCGATCCGGAGCAGATCAACCGCTGGGCGCCCTACGACGCCGACCGCGACCTCGGCACCACCGGCGGCGCCGTGCTGACCATGGTCGACGGCGACCAGCGCCATGACCTGCCCGCCGAGGTGCGCCGCGCCGAACCGCCGGTGCTGCTCGCGCACACCTGGGGCGAGGACGGCCTGCGCTGGGAGCTGGCCGCCGCGGCGGCGGGCACCCGGCTCACCCTGCGCCACACCACGGCCGACCGCGACTGGCTGCCCCAGGTCGCCGCAGGCTGGCACCTCTGCCTCGACGTCCTCGCCCGCCTGCTCGACGGCGAACCCGTCCAGCCGATCCGCGGCCAGTCCGCCATGGACCACGGCTGGCCCGCCCTGCGCGACGCCTACGCCGCCACCCTCGGCCCGCGCTGA
- a CDS encoding MFS transporter codes for MARLWTRDFVLYFVARAVALLGDGMLPVAVALAVRGAGHGASGVGLVLASWMVPFVGLILFGGVLADRAGARRLMVGADLVRVATQSVTAVALFTGHSPLWLLAGMSVLAGSAAAMFQPGVASMVPLLAADVQRANGVLRVADAGAQLLGPALSAVLVVATGAGTVYALNAATFAVSAVCLLALRLPAHPPAAAATTATLRRDLREGWTEFRSRSWMWSVILIWFGYGVVLFGPLIPIGSALITDRLGDAAYGWAMSAMGAGTVLGGLAAMRLKPVRPLAAGAVVLVGFVLVPLTTALDTPLPVLLAGHAVGGLSWAFWSVMWATSIQTHIPRDVLNRVSAYEVAGSVLGVPVGQVLAAPLAGLLGPGQLLLTGCAVGVTGCVLLLVVPPIRRLRRADAAVPAPA; via the coding sequence ATGGCCCGGCTGTGGACGCGTGACTTCGTGCTGTACTTCGTGGCGCGCGCGGTGGCGCTGCTCGGCGACGGGATGCTGCCCGTCGCGGTGGCGCTGGCGGTGCGCGGCGCCGGGCACGGCGCGTCCGGGGTGGGCCTGGTGCTGGCCTCGTGGATGGTGCCGTTCGTGGGGCTGATCCTGTTCGGCGGCGTGCTGGCCGACCGGGCCGGGGCGCGGCGGCTGATGGTCGGCGCGGACCTGGTCCGGGTGGCGACGCAGTCGGTGACGGCGGTGGCGCTGTTCACCGGCCACTCCCCGCTGTGGCTGCTGGCGGGCATGTCGGTGCTGGCGGGCTCGGCGGCGGCGATGTTCCAGCCGGGCGTGGCCAGCATGGTGCCGCTGCTGGCGGCGGACGTGCAGCGGGCCAACGGGGTGCTGCGGGTGGCCGACGCGGGTGCGCAACTGCTCGGCCCGGCGCTGTCGGCGGTGCTGGTCGTGGCGACGGGCGCGGGCACGGTGTACGCCCTGAACGCGGCCACGTTCGCGGTCAGCGCGGTCTGCCTGCTCGCGCTGCGCCTGCCCGCCCACCCGCCGGCGGCCGCCGCCACCACCGCCACGCTGCGGCGGGACCTGCGCGAGGGCTGGACCGAGTTCCGGTCGCGCAGCTGGATGTGGAGCGTGATCCTGATCTGGTTCGGGTACGGCGTCGTCCTGTTCGGACCCCTGATCCCGATCGGTTCGGCGCTGATCACCGACCGGCTGGGCGACGCGGCGTACGGGTGGGCGATGTCGGCGATGGGGGCCGGGACGGTGCTCGGCGGGCTGGCCGCGATGCGGCTCAAGCCGGTGCGGCCGCTGGCCGCCGGTGCCGTGGTGCTGGTCGGGTTCGTGCTGGTGCCGCTGACCACCGCGCTGGACACGCCGCTGCCGGTACTGCTGGCCGGGCATGCCGTGGGCGGGCTGTCCTGGGCGTTCTGGTCGGTCATGTGGGCCACCAGCATCCAGACGCACATCCCGCGCGACGTGCTCAACCGGGTGTCGGCGTACGAGGTGGCCGGGTCGGTGCTGGGGGTGCCGGTCGGGCAGGTGCTCGCCGCGCCGCTGGCGGGGCTGCTGGGGCCGGGCCAGCTGCTGCTCACCGGGTGCGCCGTCGGCGTGACCGGCTGCGTGCTGCTGCTGGTCGTCCCGCCGATCCGGCGGCTGCGCCGGGCGGACGCGGCCGTCCCCGCACCCGCCTGA
- a CDS encoding FAD-binding oxidoreductase: MTDFLVVGGGIAGAAAGYFLSRHGTVTLVEMEAAPGYHATGRSAALFSEYYGNPPVRALTAASRAFFTEPPDGFTEHPLLTPRGVVALCPPGAEELFEQALARGATAPVPAYEIGPDEVARHCPVVRRDWFTRALLRPAAADIDVDALHRGFLRAVTATGGLVLTRARVHELARDGGGWRARTSAGDVRAAVVVNAAGAWADEVAALAGVRPVGLVPRRRTAFLVDAPEDAGAWPMVCDVTETFYCKPESGALLVSPVDATPAVPGDARPDDLDVAIGLERLREATTLPARRVRHAWAGLRTSTPDDVPVVGPDPAADGFHWLAGLGGYGVQIAPAVGRALAEAVAGERTAITGMNEMMAAGRLLS, encoded by the coding sequence ATGACAGACTTCCTCGTCGTGGGCGGCGGGATCGCCGGAGCGGCGGCGGGCTACTTCCTGTCCCGCCACGGCACGGTCACGCTGGTGGAGATGGAGGCCGCACCCGGCTACCACGCCACCGGCCGCTCGGCGGCACTGTTCTCGGAGTACTACGGCAATCCGCCCGTGCGCGCGCTCACCGCCGCCAGCCGGGCGTTCTTCACCGAGCCGCCGGACGGGTTCACCGAGCACCCGCTGCTGACCCCGCGCGGGGTGGTCGCACTGTGCCCGCCGGGGGCCGAGGAGCTGTTCGAGCAGGCGCTCGCACGGGGTGCCACGGCGCCGGTGCCCGCGTACGAGATCGGGCCGGACGAGGTGGCCCGGCACTGCCCGGTGGTGCGCCGCGACTGGTTCACCCGCGCACTGCTGCGCCCGGCCGCCGCCGACATCGACGTGGACGCGCTGCACCGCGGCTTCCTGCGCGCCGTGACCGCCACCGGCGGGCTGGTGCTGACCCGGGCCCGGGTGCACGAGCTGGCCCGCGACGGCGGCGGCTGGCGGGCGCGCACCAGCGCGGGCGACGTGCGCGCGGCGGTGGTGGTCAACGCGGCCGGGGCCTGGGCCGACGAGGTGGCGGCGCTGGCCGGGGTGCGCCCGGTGGGGCTGGTGCCCCGGCGGCGTACGGCGTTCCTGGTGGACGCGCCCGAGGACGCGGGCGCCTGGCCGATGGTCTGCGACGTGACCGAGACGTTCTACTGCAAACCGGAGTCCGGTGCGCTGCTGGTGTCGCCGGTGGACGCCACACCGGCCGTGCCCGGCGACGCCCGCCCCGACGACCTCGACGTGGCCATCGGGCTGGAGCGGCTGCGGGAGGCCACGACGCTGCCCGCGCGGCGGGTCCGGCACGCCTGGGCGGGCCTGCGCACCAGCACGCCCGACGACGTCCCGGTGGTGGGCCCCGACCCGGCCGCCGACGGGTTCCACTGGCTCGCCGGGCTCGGCGGGTACGGCGTGCAGATCGCCCCGGCGGTGGGACGGGCACTGGCCGAGGCCGTCGCCGGGGAGCGTACCGCGATCACGGGAATGAATGAAAT